The following proteins come from a genomic window of Microbacterium sp. JZ31:
- the rimM gene encoding ribosome maturation factor RimM (Essential for efficient processing of 16S rRNA), whose protein sequence is MAAAKPAKNQLRVGRLVKAHGLKGALKLELYTDDPDGRFVPGASFTLQVPEHSQWHRKTITVREFRWMNQHPVVFFEGVDDRNAADTLVRAILWIDEDEDAVPEPDAWYDHQLVGLDVVRDGSVVGKVARVDHFPAQDLLVVRSGEDEVLVPFVAAIVPEVDIEGGRVVVTPPAGLFEELPESDPAPEAETPTSED, encoded by the coding sequence GTGGCAGCCGCGAAGCCCGCGAAGAACCAGCTGCGCGTCGGCCGCCTCGTCAAGGCCCACGGGCTCAAGGGCGCCCTCAAGCTCGAGCTGTACACCGACGACCCCGACGGCCGCTTCGTGCCCGGGGCGTCCTTCACGCTCCAGGTGCCCGAGCACTCGCAGTGGCACCGCAAGACCATCACGGTGCGCGAGTTCCGCTGGATGAACCAGCACCCCGTGGTCTTCTTCGAAGGCGTCGACGACCGCAACGCCGCCGACACGCTCGTGCGCGCCATCCTCTGGATCGACGAGGACGAGGACGCGGTTCCCGAGCCCGACGCGTGGTACGACCACCAGCTCGTCGGCCTCGACGTCGTGCGCGACGGATCGGTCGTCGGCAAGGTCGCGCGCGTCGACCACTTCCCGGCCCAGGATCTGCTCGTCGTGAGGTCCGGCGAGGACGAGGTTCTCGTGCCGTTCGTCGCGGCGATCGTGCCCGAGGTCGACATCGAGGGCGGTCGCGTCGTCGTGACCCCGCCCGCCGGCCTCTTCGAGGAGCTGCCGGAGTCGGATCCTGCTCCCGAGGCGGAGACCCCCACGTCTGAGGACTGA